From a single Octopus sinensis linkage group LG5, ASM634580v1, whole genome shotgun sequence genomic region:
- the LOC115212300 gene encoding glucokinase regulatory protein-like, producing the protein MEKPVTERRNPITTNIDVSTPQEIVKLLESCDSEIFSGWGKYKDQNVFSDVVLNTIATVQQLATSLMQDPVRSAVVLSGCGTSGRLAFLLARAMNSRLKETGSNEPCFRYIIAGGDEALFTSQELYEDDPQLGADLLEKATVEKSQVLYVGITCGLSAPFVAGQLDYCIKHLTKYTPVLIGFNPSNLSRKTSIEKWGGKSFYDVMKSYLPVVAEGKAFLINPIVGPEAICGSSRMKGGSITKIILESIFIPALLQSLGGFNSLTMPSIFNIIAGYQAVCRSVYSKSAQIAEAIELSGTCLQSNGHLYYIGHDSIGIMSLIDASECCPTFGSDPTDVNAYLDGGYHTLANQEGDLSVQNRGSDISLKYFNEVVAKHFEESDLIVVLNDDERDVTLTSPSLSKCKTIQIHLNSFGKTKPQLQINNSFINLEMPWNEISDLINCKVAKEWSTAFCEFAAKLVLNAISTGAHILKGKVFQNIMVDLKLSNNKLYHRAIGILTDFTELSQEEAEKQVLRVLYDSDELSQEQLCQPISGRTQIAKRTPKVLPTALLIGINKCSVSEARQILSGHIAVRKAIADNVRHTQ; encoded by the coding sequence ATGGAGAAACCAGTAACAGAAAGGAGAAACCCAATTACAACAAACATTGATGTGTCAACACCTCAAGAAATAGTGAAACTCTTAGAATCATGTGAttcagaaatattttctggttGGGGAAAATACAAGGATCAAAACGTTTTCAGCGATGTTGTACTGAATACAATTGCTACCGTACAACAACTTGCGACGTCTCTCATGCAAGACCCTGTCCGAAGTGCAGTTGTCCTCTCCGGTTGCGGTACGTCAGGGAGGTTGGCCTTTCTCTTGGCTAGAGCCATGAACAGCAGACTGAAAGAAACGGGATCGAACGAACCGTGTTTCCGTTACATAATTGCTGGAGGGGACGAAGCACTGTTTACTTCGCAAGAACTTTACGAAGATGATCCTCAATTAGGTGCGGATTTACTGGAGAAAGCAACGGTGGAGAAAAGCCAAGTACTATATGTAGGCATTACTTGTGGACTTTCAGCGCCGTTCGTGGCCGGACAGTTGGACTATTGCATCAAGCATTTGACAAAGTACACGCCGGTTCTAATTGGGTTTAATCCTAGCAACCTGTCAAGGAAAACCAGCATCGAAAAATGGGGAGGGAAGAGCTTTTACGATGTTATGAAATCATATCTTCCAGTTGTTGCAGAAGGTAAGGCCTTTCTAATTAACCCGATTGTCGGGCCTGAAGCTATTTGTGGTTCAAGTCGAATGAAAGGTGGATCGATTACAAAAATtatattagaaagcatttttattCCAGCTCTTTTGCAGTCTCTGGGAGGTTTTAATTCTTTAACGATGCCTTCGATATTTAACATAATTGCTGGCTATCAAGCTGTCTGTCGGAGTGTTTATTCTAAGTCAGCTCAGATAGCAGAGGCGATAGAATTATCTGGAACATGTCTCCAGTCAAACGGCCATCTCTATTACATTGGTCATGACAGCATCGGTATTATGAGCTTAATTGACGCCTCGGAGTGTTGTCCAACTTTTGGGTCAGATCCAACGGATGTAAATGCATATCTTGATGGGGGTTATCATACATTGGCTAACCAAGAAGGGGATCTCAGTGTCCAAAATAGAGGGTCAGATATATCgctgaaatattttaatgaagttgtcgctaagcatttcgaagAAAGTGATTTGATTGTTGTTTTAAACGACGACGAACGAGATGTTACCCTAACTTCACCATCTTTATCTAAATGTAAAACAatacaaattcatttaaattCCTTTGGAAAAACTAAACCCCAACtacaaataaataattcatttattaatcTTGAAATGCCTTGGAATGAAATCTCCGATTTAATAAATTGTAAAGTTGCTAAAGAATGGTCAACAGCATTTTGTGAATTTGCTGCTAAATTGGTCCTCAACGCAATTTCTACTGGAGCACATATTTTAAAGGGGAAAGTTTTTCAGAATATTATGGTGGACTTGAAACTAAGTAATAACAAACTTTACCACAGAGCAATTGGAATTTTAACAGATTTCACAGAACTGAGTCAAGAAGAGGCAGAGAAACAGGTATTGCGTGTGTTGTACGATTCCGATGAATTATCACAGGAACAGTTATGTCAACCTATCAGCGGACGTACACAAATAGCGAAGAGGACACCAAAAGTGTTACCCACAGCTCTTTTGATTGGTATCAATAAATGTTCAGTAAGTGAAGCCAGGCAGATATTGTCTGGCCACATTGCAGTGAGAAAAGCCATAGCAGATAATGTTAGACATACACAATAA